A region from the Ciconia boyciana chromosome 1, ASM3463844v1, whole genome shotgun sequence genome encodes:
- the TPT1 gene encoding translationally-controlled tumor protein has translation MIIYRDCISQDEMFSDIYKIREVANGLCLEVEGKMVTRTEGQIDDSLIGGNASAEGPEGDGTEATVITGVDIVINHHLQETSFTKESYKKYIKDYMKAIKARLEEHKPERVKPFMTGAAEQIKHILANFKNYQFFVGENMNPDGMVALLDFREDGVTPYMIFFKDGLEIEKC, from the exons atgatCATCTACCGGGACTGCATCAGCC AGGACGAGATGTTCTCGGACATCTACAAGATCCGGGAGGTGGCGAACGGCCTGTGCCTGGAAGTGGAGGGGAAG ATGGTCACCAGGACAGAGGGTCAAATTGATGACTCTCTAATTGGTGGCAATGCCTCTGCTGAAGGTCCTGAGGGAGATGGAACAGAAGCCACGGTCATAACTGGTGTTGATATAGTAATAAACCACCACCTTCAGGAAACCAGCTTTACAAAAGAATCCTACAAGAAGTACATCAAGGACTACATGAAAGC aatCAAAGCCAGACTTGAGGAACACAAGCCAGAGAGAGTAAAGCCTTTCATGACAGGGGCTGCAGAACAAATCAAACACATCCTCGCTAACTTCAAAAACTACCAG TTCTTTGTAGGAGAGAACATGAATCCAGATGGTATGGTGGCTCTTCTGGATTTCCGTGAGGACGGTGTGACCCCATATATGATTTTCTTTAAGGACGGCTTAGAAATTGAGAAATGT TAA